The Mycolicibacterium mucogenicum DSM 44124 genomic sequence CGTCGCGGCATGGCCGAGGTAACTGACGAATTGGGCGGGCAGTGGCCGATCCAGACCGCTTGCGTGGCGCAGGGCGTCGTACGCCTCGGGCGTGTACCGCGTCCCCAAGGCGATGCGCACCGGGTCACCGGGGACCAGATGGGCCAGGGCGAACACCACGATGAGTACGCCCACCAGGACCACCAGTGAGTAGATGAGCCGACGGGCCAGGAACCGCAGGATGGTCATGGCCGGTCACCGCCGAGGACCGCGTCCCGGAACCGAATCGCCTTGTCGCGCCTGGCCTCATAGCCGGTGAGCCGCGGTGACCACGCCTGGACCACCGCGGGGTTGTACAGGTAGAGGTAGCTCACCTGGTCCGCGATGAGCGTCGCCGCCTGCGTGTAATCCTGGTGCCGCGCTTGCTGATCGGTCTCGGTCCGGCCGGCGTCCAGCAGCGCGTCGACGCGAGGGTCCGAGAATTTCTGGGCATTGCTCGCACCGCCGGTGTGGTGCTGCGCGTAGTAGAAATCGTCGGGGTCGATGTTGCCGAGCCAGCCCATCATCAGCATGTCGAAGTGGCCGCTGTGTTGTTCGTCGAGCCACGTCCCGAAATCGACGGTGCGGATGGTGACCCGGATGCCCAGCGGCGCAAGGTTGTCGGCGATCACCTGGGCGGCGGTCACCGTCTGCGGGTACTCGCTGGTGACCAAGAGGTCCATCGCGGTCGGCGCCGAGCCGGACTCCCGCAGTAGTGCTTTGGCGTGCTCGATGTCGTAGCGGTACTTGTCGTAGGGCGTGTACCACGGGTTGCCCTGCGGGATCGCGAGCTGATTGGCCTGCGCCGCACCGTAACTGGTGGCCTGCACGATCGACGCCCGGTCGACGGCGTACGCGATGGCCTGCCGCACCCGGACGTCCTGCCACGCCGGCCGGGCTTCATTGAGCGCCAGGTACCAGTAATCATTGCTCGGCGTCACCGCGAGGTGGATCGAATCGTCGCCCCGCAGCTGGGCGACCCGCTGCGGCGGCACCGTGTCGGTCCAGTCGATCTCACCGGCCTGTAGCGCCGACAGCGCCGTCGACGGCTCGCTGATGAAGCGGAACGTCACACCCGGAATCCGCGGGGCGCCGGCCCAGTAACGCGGATTTGCGCGCAGCGTGATCGCATCTCCACTGCGCTGGCTGACGAACGCGAACGGCCCGGTGCCGATCGGGTGGCTGGCGATCTGCCCGTCCTCGACATTGCGGCGCTGCACGATCGCCACACCCTTGAACCCGCCGAGATTGGTCAGCAGATTCGGTGTCGGGTGGGCCACAGTGATCCGGACCGTGTGGTCGTCGGCCGCCGCGACGTCGGTGACAGCGCTGAGCTTGTCGGCGTTGGCGAGCTTGCCGTCGATGATCCGCCGGTAGGAGTAGACGACGTCGGCCGCGGTGAGGGGGCTGCCGTCGTGGAACGTCACCCCGGGGCGCAGGTGGAACGTCCAGGTCCGCTGATCAGGCGTGACGTCCCACGACTGCGCGAGGGCAGGCCGCATGGTCAGATCGGCGTCCGGCTCCACCAGGGTGTCGAAGACGTTCTCGAGAACCTCGAAGGAGAAGTACGCGCTGGTCTTCTGCGGGTCGAGTTGGTCGGGTTCACCGGAGATCGCCGCGATGAGGTATCCCGCGTCCCGGCCCAGGTCAACGCGCTGTGCGGGCGCGCAGGCCCCCGCCATGACGACGGAAACGACGGCGAGCACGGCTGCCACCAGTCGCATGTCTGTCACTTCCGTACCGGGGCCGGCATGAAGCGGAGGCCGGCGCACTCCTGGGTGTCCCGTACCCAGCGCGATGCCGGTTCACACCTGGCATCGATATGTGCAGTTCAGGGTGCGGAGCGATATCGAACTGAGCTACGATGCCCGCGGACGTTTTCTTCCTAACGTCCTGCTCTACATGAGAGAAGTTGGTATATGCCACAGGGAACTGTGAAATGGTTCAACAGTGAGAAGGGCTTCGGCTTCATCACTCCCGACGACGGCTCCAAGGATCTGTTCGTCCACTACTCGGAAATCCGTAGCAACGGTTTCCGCACCCTCGACGAGGGCCAGCGGGTCGAGTTCGAGGTCGGTCAGGGCAGCAAGGGCCCGGCCGCAACCGGAGTCACCGCGGTCTAACTAAGCCCGTAAAGCTCAGTGGGCTGGTGCGGAACGCTTCGCACCAGCCCACAAATCTTTCTTCACACTGTCGGCGGATGCTCAGCGATTTGACCTGAGCATTCGCTCGACAGCGCGCACGGGGTTCTTCGGCCCATTGCGGTTGAGCCGCGCGCTTCCTAGAGCCACCCGAGCGCACGCGCGCCGTTGTGGAGCACCATCGCCCCGATGACGACCATGATCACGGCCATCAACGCGGCGTTGTTCTTCTCCATCCAGTCTTTGAGTCGCCGCATCGTGTCATCGAGTCGGGCACCGGCGATGGCGTAGGCCAGTGTCGGGATCGCCACTGTCGACGCGGCGACGATCACGAAGAAGGCCGCAGCCAGCCAGTCACCCTCGATGCCGAGCCCCGCGGTGCCGATCGCCAATCCGGCTGGCACACAGATCAATACGACATCTGGGCGCACCACGACCAGCGCCACGCCCATCGCCGCCGCACGGGCCGGGGTGACGGTCGCGATCTTCTTCATCCAGCCCGGCGAATCAGTGCTGTTGTGCCGGGTGAACCAGCGATAGACGCCGAAGACGATGAGCGCGCCACCCAGCACCACCCGCAGCCACGAAGCCCACTCGGGCGGCGACTTGTGGTCATGGTGCGCGCCGCCGAGCAGATGCGAGGCCTGGACGCAGACGGCCGTCACCACAGCCAGCCCGACGGCCCAGCCGGCGAGGAACGCCAGACCAGTCGGCCGGGGTCGCGGCGCCTGCAGGACCAACACCGCCGGGATGACGGTGATCGGCGACAGCGCCACCACCAGTCCGAGCGGTACCAGCCCGGTCAACACGGTGCCCCAGCTTCCAGTCATGGGCAGCAATCTACCCAGTGGATGGCCTCGGGGCCCACACGAACGTCAATATGCGCAGACGCACGATCTCAGCGAACTTGTTCGGCGATTTTTGGCTACTAAAACGTGCCGACCGGTAGGGTGCCGGTTACCAGGTGATATTCATGCTTACGAGGTGGCATCGTGCGACAACAGCAAAATATTTCAGTTGGCGTCAGCGACTCGCCGGGACACCAGTTGAGTAGCCGTCTTGCGCCCGGGAAACCGCTTCGCTACCTCGCTGTGCTGGCACTGCTGATCTCGGGAGCGGTGCTCGGCTGCGGCACCGATGATCTCCAGGCCCTGCCCAGCCCGCAGGGCGCGGCGCACACGTGTTCCCCGTGATCACCTCGCCCTAGGACCCCTTGAGGTCCCGGTCCTTGCTCGGCTGCACCCGCTTCGGCTCCCCCGGCATCTTGGGATAGTTCGGCGGATACGGCAGATCCCCCAGCCCCCGGTCCTCGTCGGCCTGCACCATCTCGAGCAACGGCTCCAGGGAATGCGCCACGTCGTCGATGCGGGCCCACGGATCGTCACGCTCTGCGAGCAGCTTCGGCACGGTGGCCATCGTGTAGTCATCGGGATCGGCGTCGGCGAGCTCGGTCCAGGACAGCGGCGTCGACACCGTCGCGATGGGCGTCTTGCGCACTGAGTACGCCGAGGCGAAGGTCCGGTCCCGCGCGTTCTGGTTGTAGTCGATGAACAGCCGCTCGCCGCGCTCCTCCTTCCACCACGACGTCGTCACCGCATCGGGCGCGCGCCGCTCCACCTCACGGGCCAGGGCGATACCAGCCCGGCGCACGGCGATGAAGTCCCACTCCGGCTTGATCCGGACGAACACATGGACGCCCCGGCCGCCCGACGTCTTGGGGTATCCGGTCAGGCCGAGTTCGTCGAGGATCGGTTTGAGTACACCGGTCGCGATCTCCCGGGCCTCTTTGAACCCGGTGCCCGGCTGTGGATCGAGGTCGATGCGCAGTTCGTCGGGGTGCTCGACGTCCGGGCAGCGCACCTGCCACGGGTGCAGCGTGATGGTGCCCATCTGCGCGGCCCAGATGATGGCCGACGGGTGCGTCACCTTGAGCGCGTCGGCGGTGCGGCCCGACGGGAAGGTCACGGTGCAGGTCTTCAGATAGTCCGGATGCTTTACGGGAACACGCTTTTGGTAGATCTCCTCGCCCTCGATGCCGTCGGGGAACCGTTGCAGGTGGGTGGGCCGGTCCCGCAGCAGCGTCACCATCCGCTCGGCGACGGCGAGGTAGTAGTCGACCATCGTGCGCTTGGTGCCCTTGCTCCCGAGCTGCGGGAAGTACACCTTGTCGGGGTTGGTGAACCGGACGGCGACGCCGTCGACGTCGAGTTCTTCTGCGGCGCTTGCCATCACGAATTCTCCAGGACGTCATACAGGTCGTAGTTCAGCGGTACGTCGAGTTGGTCGAAGGTACAGCTCTGCGGGTCCCGGTCCGGGCGCCAGCGGCGGAACTTCACCGTGTGCCGGAAGCGTCGGCCATGCACGCTGTTTCCCTCCATCTGGTCGTATGCCACCTCGCATACCCGCTCCGGACGAATCGGAATCCAGGTCTTGTCCGCGGCGGAATTCCAGCGGCTCGGTTCACCGTCCTGCGCGTCGCCGGTGCGCAGCGGCTCCAGTTCCGCCAGCAGCGCGATGCGGTCCTTGACGGTGAAAGACGCTGCGCCACCGACCATGTGGAGATTGCCTTCATCGGTGTAGAGACCGAGGAGGATCGAGCCGATGCCCTCACCACTCTTGTGGATGCGGTAACCGATCGCCACGCAGTCCGCGTCCCTGGCGTGCTTGACCTTCACCATCTCCCGCTTGCCCGGCAGGTAGGCGCCGTCGAGGCGTTTGGCGATCACGCCGTCCAGCCCCGCACCCTCGAACGTGGTCAGCCAGTGTGCGCCCTGTTCGGGGTCCTCGGTGGTCCGTGTGACGTGGCACCACTGCTTCTCGCTCACCAGGTTCTGCAACGCAGCGCGGCGGACGCGGAACGGCTCGGCCAGCAGACTGCGGTTGCCGTCGGCCAGCGCGTCGAATCCGATGAAGTGCGCCGGCGTCTGCTCGGCCAGCATCTGCACCCGGCTGGCCGCGGGATGGATGCGCTGGCTGAGCGATTCCCAATCGAGCCGGATGCGGCCGTTGATCTCCCGCGGCACCACGACCTCGCCGTCGAGTACACACCGCGGCGCGATCTCGTCCCGCAGCGCCGCGAGCAACTCGGGGAAGTATCTGCCCAGCTCTTTTCCGTTGCGCGACTGCAGCACCACGTCGTCGCCGTCCCTGAACACCAGGGCGCGGAACCCGTCCCATTTCGGCTCGTAGGACCACAGCCCCGCCTCGTCCGGTACCTTCACGGCGGCCTTGGCCAGCATCGGGTCTATCGGTGGCTGCACGGGTAGGTCCACGGTTTCCATACTCACGTAGACCGGCGCGGGTGGGCAATCTCATCGCGCGGCGCGTTACATTGCGGTCGTGTCCCATTCCCCCGCCGGCCGGTTCGCGCCGAGCCCGTCCGCCGATCTGCACATCGGCAACGTGCGGACCGCGGTGCTGGCGTGGTTGTTCGCGCGGTCCACGGGCCGGCGGTTCCTGGTACGCGTCGAAGATCTCGATGACCGCACGTTCCCCGATGTGGCGCAGCGGCAACTTGACGACCTGGCGGCCGTCGGGCTGACGTGGGACGAGCCGCCGGAATACCAGGCCTCACATGAGGGCCGGTATCTCGCCGTCGTCGACGAACTCACCGCCCGCGGCCTGACGTTCGAATGTTTCTGCAGCA encodes the following:
- a CDS encoding ABC transporter substrate-binding protein is translated as MRLVAAVLAVVSVVMAGACAPAQRVDLGRDAGYLIAAISGEPDQLDPQKTSAYFSFEVLENVFDTLVEPDADLTMRPALAQSWDVTPDQRTWTFHLRPGVTFHDGSPLTAADVVYSYRRIIDGKLANADKLSAVTDVAAADDHTVRITVAHPTPNLLTNLGGFKGVAIVQRRNVEDGQIASHPIGTGPFAFVSQRSGDAITLRANPRYWAGAPRIPGVTFRFISEPSTALSALQAGEIDWTDTVPPQRVAQLRGDDSIHLAVTPSNDYWYLALNEARPAWQDVRVRQAIAYAVDRASIVQATSYGAAQANQLAIPQGNPWYTPYDKYRYDIEHAKALLRESGSAPTAMDLLVTSEYPQTVTAAQVIADNLAPLGIRVTIRTVDFGTWLDEQHSGHFDMLMMGWLGNIDPDDFYYAQHHTGGASNAQKFSDPRVDALLDAGRTETDQQARHQDYTQAATLIADQVSYLYLYNPAVVQAWSPRLTGYEARRDKAIRFRDAVLGGDRP
- the cspE gene encoding transcription antiterminator/RNA stability regulator CspE yields the protein MPQGTVKWFNSEKGFGFITPDDGSKDLFVHYSEIRSNGFRTLDEGQRVEFEVGQGSKGPAATGVTAV
- a CDS encoding GAP family protein; the protein is MTGSWGTVLTGLVPLGLVVALSPITVIPAVLVLQAPRPRPTGLAFLAGWAVGLAVVTAVCVQASHLLGGAHHDHKSPPEWASWLRVVLGGALIVFGVYRWFTRHNSTDSPGWMKKIATVTPARAAAMGVALVVVRPDVVLICVPAGLAIGTAGLGIEGDWLAAAFFVIVAASTVAIPTLAYAIAGARLDDTMRRLKDWMEKNNAALMAVIMVVIGAMVLHNGARALGWL
- the ligD gene encoding non-homologous end-joining DNA ligase; the encoded protein is MASAAEELDVDGVAVRFTNPDKVYFPQLGSKGTKRTMVDYYLAVAERMVTLLRDRPTHLQRFPDGIEGEEIYQKRVPVKHPDYLKTCTVTFPSGRTADALKVTHPSAIIWAAQMGTITLHPWQVRCPDVEHPDELRIDLDPQPGTGFKEAREIATGVLKPILDELGLTGYPKTSGGRGVHVFVRIKPEWDFIAVRRAGIALAREVERRAPDAVTTSWWKEERGERLFIDYNQNARDRTFASAYSVRKTPIATVSTPLSWTELADADPDDYTMATVPKLLAERDDPWARIDDVAHSLEPLLEMVQADEDRGLGDLPYPPNYPKMPGEPKRVQPSKDRDLKGS
- a CDS encoding ATP-dependent DNA ligase: METVDLPVQPPIDPMLAKAAVKVPDEAGLWSYEPKWDGFRALVFRDGDDVVLQSRNGKELGRYFPELLAALRDEIAPRCVLDGEVVVPREINGRIRLDWESLSQRIHPAASRVQMLAEQTPAHFIGFDALADGNRSLLAEPFRVRRAALQNLVSEKQWCHVTRTTEDPEQGAHWLTTFEGAGLDGVIAKRLDGAYLPGKREMVKVKHARDADCVAIGYRIHKSGEGIGSILLGLYTDEGNLHMVGGAASFTVKDRIALLAELEPLRTGDAQDGEPSRWNSAADKTWIPIRPERVCEVAYDQMEGNSVHGRRFRHTVKFRRWRPDRDPQSCTFDQLDVPLNYDLYDVLENS